Proteins found in one Triticum aestivum cultivar Chinese Spring chromosome 4D, IWGSC CS RefSeq v2.1, whole genome shotgun sequence genomic segment:
- the LOC123097021 gene encoding uncharacterized protein, translated as MAFYSDHHAYASNTTNSTESIQDLISKISHRLDDLARQREVVFEDRPSSYDPYSRGHPYVAPTCYICGFQGHSPVECQRGYSHPPDCFGMSFAQEHISYQNNYSHGWPENPNMSYRSNNPEISLFASSYPMQGFRYNEESHNYAPQKFHSAPTHIPQYQEMCPVELNGPPFGQPATPAPVVQSHVQVPTQDEFDDIDKLTLLSLEFTWSAEDDPIRKVILEEMKKIKSGKELVEEVRKIEKNINAGSTISSLLELSVVGISLEVCEVPTPSHSAEQDSESPEEEILQIQEEILEAKAQDDPELEYPNEQVEDPMSTTPKEVEEAVVVEDEEPEIRFPIVIQECDVAGLSNPLDDMRPYDLFATILHCMIPSIKLDLKKCLLEHDHTYSVIGISLIYDDDTYFPHARPMLNDKYHPHVSIALADFYHTRHVLYSYAYTIGYSIDDLEGIYPITCSRCLCESYFRFLLVHKSIHADQVRGDIPWDPGGVRAWR; from the coding sequence ATGGCATTCTACTCAGATCATCATGCCTATGCGAGCAACACTACAAACAGCACGGAAAGTATTCAAGACCTGATAAGTAAGATTTCCCATCGATTAGATGATTTAGCTCGGCAGCGAGAAGTAGTTTTTGAGGATAGGCCTAGCTCTTATGATCCTTATTCTAGAGGTCATCCTTATGTTGCTCCTACATGCTATATTTGTGGATTTCAGGGCCATTCACCCGTTGAATGTCAGCGTGGTTACTCTCACCCTCCAGATTGTTTTGGCATGAGCTTCGCTCAAGAGCATATCTCATACCAAAACAATTACTCACATGGGTGGCCTGAAAACCCGAATATGTCATATAGGAGCAACAACCCTGAGATCTCATTGTTTGCCTCTAGTTATCCAATGCAGGGATTTAGGTACAATGAGGAGAGCCACAACTATGCACCACAAAAATTTCATTCAGCTCCTACTCATATACCACAGTACCAGGAGATGTGTCCAGTGGAGTTAAATGGTCCTCCATTTGGTCAACCAGCAACTCCGGCACCTGTTGTGCAATCTCATGTGCAAGTGCCCACACAAGATGAGTTCGATGACATAGACAAGCTCACACTTTTGAGTCTCGAGTTCACTTGGAGTGCCGAGGATGATCCTATTAGGAAGGTTATActagaggaaatgaagaagatTAAGAGTGGAAAGGAGCTAGTGGAAGAAGTAAGAAAGATTGAGAAGAACATCAACGCTGGCAGTactatctcttccctccttgaGTTGAGTGTTGTTGGGATATCCCTTGAGGTGTGTGAGGTTCCAACACCTTCACATTCAGCTGAGCAAGATAGCGAGAGTCCAGAGGAAGAGATACTTCAGATCCAAGAAGAAATTCTTGAAGCCAAGGCACAAGATGATCCAGAGCTCGAATACCCAAATGAACAGGTTGAAGATCCAATGTCTACCACTCCCAAAGAAGTAGAAGAAGCTGTTGTAGTTGAAGATGAAGAACCAGAAATTCGTTTTCCTATTGTCATACAAGAGTGTGATGTAGCAGGTTTATCTAATCCTCTTGATGACATGCGTCCATATGATCTGTTTGCCACTATTTTGCATTGCATGATACCATCAATTAAGCTAGACTTGAAAAAATGTTTGCTTGAACATGATCATACATACTCTGTTATTGGCATTTCTCTCATTTATGATGATGACACTTATTTTCCTCATGCTAGACCTATGCTTAATGATAAATATCATCCTCATGTTAGTATTGCGCTTGCTGATTTCTATCATACTCGTCATGTTCTATATTCCTATGCTTATACAATTGGATATTCGATTGACGACTTAGAGGGCATCTACCCTATCACTTGTAGTCGTTGTTTGTGTGAGTCCTATTTCAGGTTTCTGCTTGTGCACAAATCAATACATGCTGACCAGGTTCGAGGTGACATCCCTTGGGATCCCGGTGGAGTCAGAGCATGGCGATGA